In Bradyrhizobium sp. 200, the sequence TCTCAATCGAAGCGACGGGATCGTAACCATCATCCTGGTTGGCCAGAGATGATCCGTTCTCGTGTGAATGGGATTCCATAGATTTCTCCATCGGCAACTCTCTACGGCATTTTTATCTTGCGGCGATGGACACGATCTCAGGTGCCGGTGTGGACCGTGCGGAGGTGCTATTCAGATGAAAAGATCTGTCGCCCTGCGCACGCCAGTGAGCAGCTGGTACCGCGTGGATGTCGAGCGACAGTCTGGAGAACAGGACCACGGTGATACCGATCATCCGCGAGAGTGTCCTGCGACAAAACAAGTGGCCCTTCCGCCGTCACGCCTTCTCCATGTTCCACATTGGAACGAAAGTCGGCATTCCGATGACGCCTGTGAGCGTTTTGCGCCGCGCGATTGGCGATACACTCTTTCCCAAGAAAGCGAAACCGACAAAATCCCAAAAGATTCGTTGCATCTTGCGGGCCAGCTCCTTGCGCTCTTCGAACGTTTCGACATCTGCCCATTTCGCCCGAAGAGCCTCATATTCCTCGTTGTTCGGCCAGCCGTACCACGCTTTGTCGCCATTCGCCGCCAAGCTGATATTGCCTATCGGATTGCCCAGGGAGTAATCGGAATCGCTCGAGATGAAGATGCTCCAGCCACCGTTCTCAACCGGCCCCTTGTTTGCACGACGCGCAACAACTCCGCCCCAGTCGCTTGGCGCGAGTTCGGCATTCACTCCGATCTTGCGCAGGGATGCCGCCAGAAGCTGCGACGTGTTGTTTATGAAAGATATGTTCGTGGGCTGAAGAATTACCACCTTCTCGCCCGAATATCCGGCCTCCTTGAAGAGTTGTCTGGCCCTTTCAGGATCGCCGCCCTTCTTGTGCCACCCCGTATTTTCATCATTCGAATAGATCGACCCGGTACCAAATATTGAAGTGACGGTGCCGATGTATTCTGGCGGGTACTCGGTGCGCATGAACGTATCCTGATCGATCAAGTGCAGCATCGCTTGACGTGCCTTCACATTATCGAACGGCTTCTGCAGAAAGTTCAGACGCAGGTACCAGTCGTTGCCGCCCTTGTTTAGAACCTGGAGATCCAGATTGGGATCACTCTTGATCGTCGAGAGTTGATCGAGCGGCGGCGATCCAAAAAAGTCGATTTCACCCGCCTGTAAAGCAGCGAAAGCAGTCTGCTGATCGGCGATATTGTCCCAGATCACACGATCAACCTTGACGACCTTTCCGCCCGCCAATCCGTCGGCCGGCTCCTTCCGGGGCATGTAGTTTTCGTTGCGATCGTAGGTGAAGCTGGCGCCGGGCTTGGCAAGAGCATGATTGAACTTGAACGGCCCCGACCCGATATTGGCGGTGACCTGCTCGGTGGCAGGACGGCCCGCATCCTTTTCGCGCATGATGAACAGGCAGGGCGTCGCAATATTCGCCAGAATATCGGGCAGAAGACCCAGAGGCTCCTTGAGCGTGATCGTGAAGGTTTTGTCGTCCTTCTTTGAGATGTCTCTGGCCCGCGCCATGATCAGCTGTCCGCCGGGATTCACCTCGGCCCAGCGACGAATCGAGGCCACACAGTCAGCCGCGGTGACAGGGGTGCCGTCGTGCCAGCCCAGACCGTCCCGGAGCTCAAAAGTGTAAGTCTTCTTGTCGTCGGAAACACCCCACCTCGCCACCATTTGCGGCTGCGGCATAAACTTGGAATCAAGCGAGAACAGCGTGTCGTAGATCGCCAACCCATGGTTGGCGGTGACATATGCCGCGGTAAAGATCGGATCGAAGACGCGGAGGTCACCCATCCCTGTTACCATGCGAACGGTCCGCGCCGCAGGGGGCTGCGCTTGCGCCCACAAGACCGAAGGAATCGACAAAGCCGCCCCGGCGGACACGCCGGCCATAATGAGGTTGCGTCGAGATATTGCCATGGGTCCCTTCCTCTCTTGAGCCGACTGCGCGGTCGACCCGCGTCTACTTGTTGGATGAATTATCGTCAGGCTCTGCCCCGACCCAAATTTTGCACGGATGAAGAAGCTCTGGATCAGTGGTTTTCGAGCGCCATCAAACGATATTAGAGATTGCCTGCAGTTTTATGTCGAGTTCCCGTCCCGAGCCGAGCAGCTACGTCGTTCTTTACGTCAATTCCGCCGGATTTCTGCATCCGCCCGGACATCCCGCTGTCTTGGTGCATTGCGACCTATAGCTCGCCTGCTGCGTTGTCCTGAACGCATTGCTGCCTCAGGTCGCGGTTTTAACTATCCCAAGGCATCTCTTGGGGATTGACCGCACAGCCCATCTGCGACATGGCCGCAACTGCTCATGCTTCGTAAAGAGCGACACTGGCAAGCTATTCTTGAGCGCCCAGGAATCCATCAGCATCGCGCAGCACCGACACGACAGGTTCGACGCTTACTTGTTTTTCGATACTCAGTATCGCTTGGATGACTACATCCGCGCGCGCTTTCGAGAGCCCACTTACAACGCGAAATTTTTCGACGACGTGATCGTCACCGTATGCCGTGTCGCTCTTCCATGGATCGCCCAGCGCGAAATCCGTTTCAGCTTCGAGTCGCGAGCCGTCACGCATCACAATCGTGATGCGTGCGGGCATATTGCGCAGTTGCCCGCGTACGATTCGGCCTGGATAATCATTAGCAACGTCCCAGGATTCGACGCGAACCTTTTCTCGCAACTCCTTGACGTGTTGGATATCGTCGGTCGTATCGTCCAACCATGCGGGCCCCACAGGAATACCGAGCAGCACCATCGCTACAGCGTGGGGAAAGCTGTACTGCCGCGAAACCCAGGTGCGCGGTGTGGAATTGCAAAAGCGGGGACCAGATACTAGCACATTGGTACCGATCAAGATGCTTTCGATCTGCTGAGGGTCAATGGTCGCCCTGGAAGCAGCCATAACAAGAGCTGTGAGCGGCTGATGCATCCAGCGGCACGTCGGCCATGGCTTGTAAGTGATGTCGGAGAGCATCCACCGAGAGCCGAGGTCACCAACTAGCGTATCCGGGTCGAAACGATCCGTGCCGCACATCTTGATCAGACCGCGCTCACTGTCAAAAATAGCAGAAAGGCCAGTTGCGCCAAGGGTAGCTGACCGAGCCGCAAACACGCCGGCAAGCACCGCCCAACCCGCATCCTGGTATTTGGAATCCGGCAACTCCATTGATTTGCCCGGCCACATGCTCGGCAACGGAGTGTTCGAACCGGCTATGCCTAGGGTTTGCCGAGCCAAAGTTTCATCCTGAGCTTCCAGTTGAATAGCCACGCCCGCCGCCGCGAGGACAGTCGACACAGAGAAATGGGAAACAGAACCAGTTTTGCCGAAAATGTGCGCGCCGCAAGCACTTGCGACGCGCCCACCCAGTTCATATCCCGCGATCAAGGCCTGCAGGAACTGCGAACCGGTTGCTTTGCGCGCCTCCGCTAGCGCGAGCGCGGCAACGACCGCGCCTGCGCCGAAGTGATGGCCTACCGGGAACGTCTCATCCAGGTCCATGCAGTTCGCGAGACGCCCGTTGGCATATAACGCCCCCGCAAGGCTCGCGCGCTGTTTGCACCCTGCGATGGATGCCACATTACCATCTCCTAAAAGTTCAGCCAGTCCGTGGACGATCGGGGCCATGCGCGTGCGCGCGGCGGCCAATATGCAACCGATCGAATCGAGCAGAAGACGGCGAGCGTCGGCTTTCACATCAGTTGGCACGTCAGCCAAGTTGAGAGTCGAGGTAAACCGAGCAAGAGCGCTAGTCAGATCAGTAGAAGTACTATCCATCGAAAAACTCCGAGCGACGCTGCTGCAACGAAGGAGGTCGCGCCGCGAAGCAGGTTGGGCCGAGGTTCAGCGTGCTCGGCAGAATAAAATTGCCGCCGCTCGACGCCGAATTCATCGAATTTAGTGGCTCATGCAGCCGAAATTCCGCTTTTGATCGTAGAACATGAAGCTTTCAGTTTATTGCCGGCAAGGCTGAACAGTTGCTGGGGTAAGCTTCAGCTTGAATGCTCGTGGAACTTCGACCTCATGATCGCCCGAGCGCTCATCGTTGAAGACTCACGCTTCTAAATGAACATCTATTTCTGCCGGTCTAGTATTCGCGCCCGGCTCGCAAGTGCTCCCAGGTCATTCGCGCTATGGCACCAATTCCACGGAATGGCTCCGGCGGGATCCAGTCGGGACCGGTCAACATCAAACGATCCGTCAATAGCGGAGATTGGGAGCCGCAGGCCATCTCCGCCAAGAGCTTCCCGTGAATATTACCTCTCAAGACCCCCGCCCCTTGACACCCAACCGAGGCGTAAAGCCCTGGCCTCAGCTCGCCGAAGTACATTCCTCCGTTGACCGTGATGGCCGTGATGCCGCCCCAGACGTGCTCCAGGTGATAGGAGCGCATTTGCGGAAATCGTCGGCGAAACAACCGGGTTAGAGTCGAGCGCACCTTCTGTGGGTTTGCCTCCTTCTCGTATGACCAGCTGCTGCGTATGAGGAAACGCCGCCGGACCTTCCTCATAGTGGTGCCCATTCGGGTGGGCGGAAGCACTCCCCAGGCCGGCAGGGGGCCTAAACGGCTAAGTTCATCATCCTCCAACTCGGGGGTTAGCCCGGCGTAGGTGTAAACGATGATCATTCGGTCAGCCAAAAAACCCAAAGCCCTCGCATGCGCATTGTTCGCGATGAATACTTTGTCGGCTACAAACTCTCCCCGAGGCGTCCGCACTTTGAACGGGCCCGATCCCTCCACAGCCTCGACTGCCGTATGTTCAAGCACAGTGACATTGGAAGGAAGCGTGTCAGCGAGACCTCGGATAAGCGCCGCCGGTTGTACAAAAGCGCGCGTTAGCGTTTCATAGGCGTATTGGTAATAGTCAGTGCCGAGAAGGGCTCTAAGTCCCTGGGCATCATGCTCCAAGTACCTTAGATTCCTCTTTTCCAAAGCTTGTCGTGAGCTCAAGAGTCTGTGCTCTCCTTGGCGAGTGGCAGCGGCAACTATGCGTGGGGCCTTCTCATCCCAATCGCATTCAATCTTATGCTCCTCAACAACAGTCCGTAGCCACTCGAGCCCGGCGAGCACGATGCGCGTTTTTCGATTTGCATCATCCTCGGCCGAGCCGTACGCATTTGGACGCGGCTCGATCGCCGATGGCGATAAGAAACCCGAGTTTCGCGCCGATGAGCCTTCTCCGATCTCCGACGCCTCGATGACAATAATATCCTTTTCCGGCATTAGTTCAGCCAAACGACGGGCCGCCGCTAGCCCCGTGTACCCGGCCCCGACAACGATCGCATGATATCTCCTCTCTTTTGGGAGCTGTTCGTGCAGGATTCGCCGCGGCAGTAGCGCATTCCATCCCGAGCCCACTGTGTACCGTGGGGCGGTTTTCGAATAAGTCATTCTGCTTCTCCTAGTCGTTTGTTGGCGCGCCACTTTTTGAGCTTCCAGAGACTGCGCGGGCTAGCAAACTGGTCACGATCTTCAATTGAAGCTCTCCGCAAGAGCCTGCTCGAGACATTGATGCTTCGTCGACTGGAAACCATCATCTTTCACCAAGCCTACTGAGCGCCTGAGCCGGATTTGCGTGATGTTGGGCCATTTCTTGCCGAAATCCTGCGGAGGATAGGCGGACAGGCAAAGCTTTCATACACAGCACCGAGCTTTGCGCTTAAAGGCACGAAAGGTGATGTGAGATTTGGAACATCAACCTGAACGACCATGCGGTGCCAAGGATCGAGGAGGCCTTGGCGCAAGCACCTCTTCTGCAACACTTGCACACAGCACCAAGGCACTGAACAAAGCTGCTGGCGAGACGCCCCCTGTCTGAGAAGATCGGTTAGCCTTTCAGAGATGTCATTTTGCGACGCTGACTGGGTACGCATGGTGGAGGGAGGATTTCGTCGCGGCCGCGGCTCATCCGGCCAGCCAAGCGACTCGACTTGCGTTTACCGACGCGGGCACGCTCCGCCATCGCTCTCGTTCCAATCGTCATTTGAGACTTCTCCGAACCAGGACCGATCCCGATAACGGCGCAGCGGTGCCCGGCATCTGGAGACACTTCACCAAGATCGATGGCTGCGGCGGCGAGGCTACCGAATTCATGAACTGCGGTGCCGCGAAGTCGACCTTAGTCGTCCGGTGATCACGGTCTCTGCTCTTGCCTGCGTCTCGATCATCGGCTCACACTGGGAAAGGCGTCCGCCGAGACGTTCGATTGCAGAGATGCGCAGCGCCCCTCGCGTTCGATCAGCGCGAGATCGCCGCTCCAACAAACTTGAGCGCGCCTTCGGCGCCCGCAGTACACTTGATGTTGGCGAAATCATTTCCGTTAGCGGCGCTCACGTTCCTGGTGATCTGGGCCCTCAAGACTATCATCGGCATAGCAGACCTTTACCTCGCCGCCGGTCTATTCTGCGTTGACCTGTCGGGAGCCACACGAAACCGCCAAAGGACGCACATTTTCTGCGCCGATAATTAAGTATTTGCAGGAATCGACCTCGAAGAGAGGAAATACTGCGTCAGAGAGCGCCGGAGGCCACTCAGGATGGACTGGGCGCAATATTTCCGAGCGGAGAAGGACGGATGCTGAGGAACACGAAGGGAGTCTGGGACCGGGTCGACGCACACAAATCGAAATTCTTTGAGCTGAGCGACAGGATTTGGGACCACCCCGAGCTGAATTATACGGAGTTTTTTGCCTCAAAAGAGCACAGCCGGGTGCTCGCGGCTGAGGGTTTCTCGGTGAAGGAAGCGTTGGCGGAAATACCTACGGCGATCATGGGAGAGGCTGGCGAGGGTGGTCCCGTCATTGCGATCCTCGGCGAGTACGATGCGCTACCGGGCTTGAGCCAGGAGGCCGGCATTGCTGAAGAGCGTCCCCTGGTTCAGGGCGGTCTCGGACATGGTTGTGGCCATAACATGCTCGGCTCGGCCTCTCTGTTGGCAGCGGTGGCGGTGAAGGATTGGCTGGCTCAGTCCGGGCTGCCCGGTCGGGTGCGCTACTACGGCTGCCCTGCTGAGGAAGGCGGATCTTCCAAGAGCTTTCTGGTGCGCGCTGGCGCTTTCGATGACGCCGACGTTGCAATTTGCTGGCACCCTTCGGGCTTCACAGGCGTATTTCTCCCGGTGTCACTCGCCTGCGTGGAGATCGAATTCACCTTCCACGGCCGCGCCGCTCACGCTTCTGTGGCGCCTCACCTCGGACGCAGCGCACTGGATGCCGTAGAGCTCATGAGCGTCGGTGTGAACTACATGCGTGAACACATGCCCTCGTCGGCTCGTATCCATTACGCTCTTGTCGAAGGTGGAGGTATTTCGCCAAACGTGGTGCAGCCACGGGCTGTTGTGCGCCACCTGGTCCGCGCGCTCAATTTGGGCGAAATGTGGGGACTGATCGAACGGGTCAAGAAGATCGCCGAGGGCGCGGCCCTAATGACTGAAACCAAGGTGGAGATAAAACAGCTTTCTGGCGAGGCAAACCTGGTCGGAAACCGCCCCCTGGAAGAAGCCATGCACGCGAACTTGTTACAGCTGGGCGCGCCAGAATTTGACCGCACCGATAAGGAATTCGCCAAGAAGATTCAGGAAACCTTTGCGCCTTCCGATATTCGTGCCGCCTACGAGCGGGTTGGGCTGCCGGCTGACTCCGAGCCCCTTTGCGAGCAGATCTGCCCGCTGAATGGCGGATCTTCCGATGCACTCGGGTCGACCGACGTGGGAACTGTGAGCTGGGTGGTTCCGACTGTGCAGTGCCGTACCACTTGCTTCGCAACAGGAACACCTTTCCATTCCTGGCAGCTCGTTGCTCAAGGTAAATCTCCAGCCGCGCATAAAGGCATTGCGCTTGCAGCGAAGGCGATGGCCGGCGTCGCAGCCGACGTCCTGTCGGACCCAGCGCTTCTTTCGGCCGCAAAGGAGACGTTCAAGCGCTTTCGCGACGAAACTCCTTTCAGGAATCCAATCGGGCCCGACACAAAGCCGCCTCTCGAAATGGCAAGGTAGCATCGCTATTGTAACTTGGCCGATCGGGAAAGAGGCTCCCAAGCTGCCGAGCACTGTCGCGTGCCCAATGGATGAGTCACAGCGGTTGTGAAGAGCCATCGACTGTTATCGGATGCATGATGCCACCTCGCCCCAATTTCATGATCGCAGGAGCGCCGTCATGTCGACTACAAAGCTAATCAGTTCTTTGAGGAGCGTAGTCTTGGATGCTACCGAAACGTTGAGGCGCGACGGCAATCAGCGACGTGGCGCGCAAGCGCTGCTCATGATGGGGGCCGGTCATCTAAGCCGACAAACGCTTCGCTCAACAAAATCCTCTCCGGAACAACGACCTTGAGTGCGGCAGGCGTACTTGGGTGTGGATAGCTGTCCCTAAGGCCCAGGTGAAGGCCGTCGACGATCCGCCATTCGGCGATTGACATGCCTTGAGATGGATCGCACCTGGGCCCAAAATGCCGGAAAGCTAGTTTTCCAGACATTATCCAATCCGGCCCCCTTGAAAAAGGCGTGTGCCTTCAGGATAGTGGCCCAAGCGCGCTTGCCTCGCATCGTTCATCTTTCGGATGATTTTCTTTAGCGCTGGCGCTTGTTTGCGGCGAGATGTACCCAAGGCTGGAGCCGGTTATGCAATACGATCGAATAGACGCTCGCATCCTTGAGATCGTCCAGAAGAACAATCGCCTAACTTCCGATGTTATCGGCGAGCTGGCAGGACTTTCTGCTACCGCTTGTCAACGGCGTCTGAAAAGACTTCGTTCCGAAGGCATTATCGAGGCGGATGTCTCGATTGTCTCGCCGAAGGCAGTAGGGAACCCTATTCAAATGCTTGTGCTAGTGAGCCTGGAGCGGGAACGTTCAGATATAATCGACAAGTTCAAAAAGGCGATCAAAAAGTCGATCGAAGTCGTCAACGGATTTTACGTAACCGGCGATGCCGATTTCATTCTCTACATTACCGCGCGCACCATGGAAGATTATGAGCAGTTCACTCGACGATTCTTCTATGAGAATCCGGATATCAAGGGAGTCAAGACCATGGTGATCATGGATCGCGTGAAGGCTGGTTTCGCTGTGCCAATTGAGGCTCCGTCGGAAGCTTAATGCAGGTGGCATGGACTCCGTTGTGCGGTTCTGCCCCTGACTAGCAAAGAAAATGTTTGAACCGATGCTGTTGCTCCTCCACCCACGTTTATTCGCTGAGTTGAGGGCGTCGTCTCGCGTCGATGTTCCAAACGGGAGTGAGACCGGCTGTATCGCCTCAAACTAATTTGCGACTATCGATTCGGACGAGACTATCTGAAGATCTTTTGCGCAGCATCAGGGCTGCTCCGGAACAATCTGCTTTTGGATGTCAAAGCTCCGGTCAGCCGGTGAAGACGACGGTCTTCTTGCGATTGAGCACCACGCGATCCTCGAGATGATGGCGCACCGCGCGGGCGAGTACGCGCCGCTCGATGTCGCGCCCTTTGCGGACGAGATCATCGGGTGTATCGCGATGCGAGATCCGCTCGACATCCTGCTCAATGATCGGTCCCTCGTCGAGATCGGAGGTCACATAGTGGGCTGTCGCACCGATCAATTTGACACCTCGCTCGTGGGCCTGATGATAAGGCTTGGACCCCTTGAAGCCTGGCAGAAATGAGTGATGAATGTTGATGCAGCGCCCCGACAACTTTGCCGATAGCCCGTCGGATAGAATCTGCATGTAGCGCGCGAGGATAACCAGATCCGTGTTGGTCTCCTGGACGAGCTCCCAAATTCGCGCCTCTTGCTCCATCTTCGTCTGCCTGGTGACGGGAAAATGGTAGAACGGCAGCCCTCCGAGATCGGTGGAAGCCAGATGGTCACGGCCGTGATTCGAAACGATCGCCGTCACTTCCATGGTCAGTTCGCCGATGCGCCAGCGATAAAGCAGATCCGCCAGACAATGATCGAATTTCGAAACCAGTAACATCACACGTTTCTTTGCGGAACCCTGCCGCAGCGTGAATGTCATGGCGAGGCGCGTGGCGAGCCCTTGAAACGATGCAGCGATGTCCGCCTCTGATTTAGAGTGCTCAAGGCGATCGAAGACAACGCGCATGAAGAATTGACCTGTCTCGGTGTCGTCGAACTGCTGGGCGTCGAGGATGTTGCAACCAGCTTCAAACAGAAGATTCGAGACCGCCGATACGATGCCTGGACGATCGGGACAGGACAAGACGAGGACCATGGAACAGTCGGACATTGCGGTTACCGCCTGGCGGCGGCCTCTCATAAACTGCGCTGAAACAAAAGAGGATTAGAGGCCATTCTTCAACGTGCTATGAACAACTCTCGGGCGACCAAATCTTCGATCTTACGCCATTCACCTTTCACTCGGGTACGATTCGGGTCGTAGAATGCGCGAAGGGATGCGATGGCAGCGTGCCTTTCACCTGCAATCTCTATCTCAAAAGATCCTTCAGCCAGCCATTCGGCCGTCACTCCGCGCTCCGAGCGTAGATATCCCATGCCAACGCCGCAGCCCAGGGTATGGCCGAAGCCTGCGGAGCGCAGGTAGCCCACGAGCGATCCGTTGCGCCAGACTGGCTCTGTTCCGAACATGAGGGGCGCCGCCCGGGGCGCGGCTAATTGCACAAGGCGTCGGCGCGGACTCTGCCCGCGCTGTGATTCAAGAACCGCCCGTCCAATGAAATCCTCAGCCTTGTTCCAGGCGACCGTGAATCCCAGTCCCGCTTCGAGCGGCGAATCTTCGTCACTTACATCCGCGCCCCAGTCGCGGTAACCCGCTTCAAGACGCAACGTGTTCAGTGCCACGTAACCCGCGTGGCGCAGATCGAGGTCGCGTCCCACGGCGATCAACGCGTCGTAGACACCCAGCGCCTGTTCGGTCGGGACGTGCAGCTCCCATCCGAGTTCTCCCACAAAGGTCATGCGAAAAGCGAGCGCCATGCCATACCCAATTTCGACTTCTTGGGCTGTCGCGAAGGGAAATGCAGCATCGGAAAAATCCGTCGGACTCACGCGCGTGAGCAGCTCTCGCGAACGCGGGCCCATGACGGAAAGGCATGTGTACCCCGACGAGACGTCGGTGACGAATACGTGTCCCGCACCCTTGGCATGTGTTCGCAGCCAAGCGAGATCCCGGATGCGCTGCACCGCCGCCGTAACCACCAAAAATTCCTCATCGCCTGTTCGTGCGATCGTGACGTCGGACTCCATGCCGCCTCGCTCATTGAGCCATGGCGTGTACACGATGCGGCCCATCGGAACATCAACGTCATTGGTGGAGAGGCGCTGGAGAAGAGCCAGCGCGTCACGGCCCTGCACCAGTAGGTGCGCAAAGGACGTCTGATCAAACAGTGTGACCCCGGAACGAGTCGCCTCGTGTTCCGCCCCGCTCGCCCTGAACCAGTCGTCCCGAGAAAACGTGGCGTGAGCGTTCGCCGGCGTCTCAGGCGCAGCAAACCATTGCGCCCGCTCCCACCCGGCAGCCTCGCCGAACTTCGCTCCAGCGGCTGCCAGCCGATCGTGCAGCGGCGAGACGCGCACGTTGCGAGCCGTCTCCGGTGACTTGTGAGGCCAGTGCAGGGCGTAAAGGAGCCCAACCGCTTCGCCCGTTCGATCGCGCAGATATCGTCGGTTGCGCTGGAATGGCATGGCACGTCGCACGTCCATTTCCCAATAGTCACTGGCGGGCACACCAGTCGACATCCACTCAGCCATAACCTTGCCAGCGCCACCGGAAGACTCGATGCCGCACGAATTAAAGCCGGAGGCGACATAGAGCCCATCGATATCAGGCGCAGGCCCTAACAGGAATCGATTGTCGGGCGTGAAGCTCTCCGGGCCATTGAAGTTCAGCTGCAGCCCCACATTTTCTAGCGCCGGCATGCGTCTCATGGCATTGGCGAGGTGAGACTCGATATGCTCGAAGTCGTCGGGCAACGAATCGAAACTGAACTCACGCGGGATCCCCTCCATACCCCAGGGCTTCCCCTTGGGTTCGAAGAAACCTACGAGCAATTTGCCAGCATCTTCCTTTGCGTAGAAGCACGCATCAAGATCACGTACCGTGGGAGTATCGGGTGACAAACCTGAAATGGACTCTGTCACGACGTAGAAATGCTCTGCCGCATGCAGCGGCACCGTCCAATTCAGTTCGGCAGCCAACGCCCGGCTCCACATCCCCGCGCAGATGACGGCCCTTTCGGTGCGCACGATGGCTTCCGCGGTCTGAACACCGGAAATCCTTCCTTTTTCGACCAGGACGCGCGTCACGGGAGTCCGCTCCAGGATTTTCGCTCCGCCCTTCCGCGCGCCGGCCGCGAAAGCGCGCGCCGTGTCCACCGGATTCGTCTTGCCATCAGAGGGGATCCATGCCGCGCCAAGTACATCTGCCACATCGAGCAAGGGCACACGTCGCCTGGCTTCGGCAGCATCGATGATCTCGACGTCGAGGCCAAAGGAGCGCCCCATCGATGCACCTCGCTTAAGCTCCTCGAGCCGCTCGGGCGTCGCCGCGACGGTAATCGACCCACATTGCCGAAAGCCGGTGTGCTGCCCGGTCAGCTCCTCAAGCTCTCGGAACAACCCCGCGGTGTACTGAGCCAGCTTCGCCATGTTCTCGCTGGCTCGAAGCTGGGTGACTAGTCCGGCCGCGTGCCAAGTGGTCCCGCAGGTCAGCTGGTCGCGTTCGAGCAGCAGAACGTCCCGATGCCCGAGCCGAGTGAGGTGATAGGCGATGGATAGACCAATGATGCCACCGCCGATGATGACGTATTCCGCGTGGGAGGGCAGCTTGCTTTGCATTCTACGACTCAGAAAAAATGACTACAGGGAGGGTGTGGGGCAGCCAGCATCAGCGCGTGGACGCAGTTGCGCTCATAGGCGCTGACCATACCGAGGCTGGCTGCGCGGCACGTCGTGAGCCAGTGGCGCGATGTCGAGCGCTTTTGACACAATTGCCGCGCACGAGGTCCGCTTACCAGCGAATATGGGCGATAGAGCCTGGAGCGCACAAATGTAGGCAAAATCGACCACCCTTTCCGTGCATTTCGCTTCCGTGACCTGGGTCAAGGATGAAGTTGCATCTGTCCGCCATATTATCGAGCTCCAGATCCGAATTTAATCAATGTAGGCTTCGCGGAGCAGAAAGTCTGCGCGCGATCGACAAAGCGTGAAGCTTATGTATTGTCGACCTTGGCGCTCGCGCGGGCCTCCGCGAGGTGAGCTGAGGTTGGAAACGATCGGGCCGGAACGACGCATTGATGTGTTTTGCAAATGTTCAAACCGGCGATCGTCAACAGCTCGAAAAGCGATTGGGATCATGAAGCAGCCAGTGAATAGTTGCGGGAGCGCTTCGGTACTGCACACCCCCTGCTTCGCTTGGTGAGCCGGAGGGCGCAAATTCTCGAAGTCGCGTCAACATCGCTACTAAATCTCGAGCGGTTTGCGCCAGCCGATGCAAACACATTTTTCTCGTATCTGGCGCCGACGCCTCAAGTCAATCAGCACAACAAAGCGCCTGCAGAACCATTGGCTAAACGGCGGTGATGTCGCACTTCGCGAGATCATTCCGCGAATTGACCTGTACGAGCCTGTTTTCGGAGGCAGATGGACAAATGTGGTAGCTTTCAGGGTTACCCACCACTGATAACCCCCGGCGCGACACCGCCGCGCTAACGGTGTTCGCGAGCAAATATGCGACAGTCATGGGCCCGACGCCACCGGGCACTGGCGTTATGTAGCTCGCGCGCTTGCGCGCCTCAGCGAACGCTACATC encodes:
- the purU gene encoding formyltetrahydrofolate deformylase gives rise to the protein MSDCSMVLVLSCPDRPGIVSAVSNLLFEAGCNILDAQQFDDTETGQFFMRVVFDRLEHSKSEADIAASFQGLATRLAMTFTLRQGSAKKRVMLLVSKFDHCLADLLYRWRIGELTMEVTAIVSNHGRDHLASTDLGGLPFYHFPVTRQTKMEQEARIWELVQETNTDLVILARYMQILSDGLSAKLSGRCINIHHSFLPGFKGSKPYHQAHERGVKLIGATAHYVTSDLDEGPIIEQDVERISHRDTPDDLVRKGRDIERRVLARAVRHHLEDRVVLNRKKTVVFTG
- a CDS encoding FAD-dependent oxidoreductase, whose translation is MQSKLPSHAEYVIIGGGIIGLSIAYHLTRLGHRDVLLLERDQLTCGTTWHAAGLVTQLRASENMAKLAQYTAGLFRELEELTGQHTGFRQCGSITVAATPERLEELKRGASMGRSFGLDVEIIDAAEARRRVPLLDVADVLGAAWIPSDGKTNPVDTARAFAAGARKGGAKILERTPVTRVLVEKGRISGVQTAEAIVRTERAVICAGMWSRALAAELNWTVPLHAAEHFYVVTESISGLSPDTPTVRDLDACFYAKEDAGKLLVGFFEPKGKPWGMEGIPREFSFDSLPDDFEHIESHLANAMRRMPALENVGLQLNFNGPESFTPDNRFLLGPAPDIDGLYVASGFNSCGIESSGGAGKVMAEWMSTGVPASDYWEMDVRRAMPFQRNRRYLRDRTGEAVGLLYALHWPHKSPETARNVRVSPLHDRLAAAGAKFGEAAGWERAQWFAAPETPANAHATFSRDDWFRASGAEHEATRSGVTLFDQTSFAHLLVQGRDALALLQRLSTNDVDVPMGRIVYTPWLNERGGMESDVTIARTGDEEFLVVTAAVQRIRDLAWLRTHAKGAGHVFVTDVSSGYTCLSVMGPRSRELLTRVSPTDFSDAAFPFATAQEVEIGYGMALAFRMTFVGELGWELHVPTEQALGVYDALIAVGRDLDLRHAGYVALNTLRLEAGYRDWGADVSDEDSPLEAGLGFTVAWNKAEDFIGRAVLESQRGQSPRRRLVQLAAPRAAPLMFGTEPVWRNGSLVGYLRSAGFGHTLGCGVGMGYLRSERGVTAEWLAEGSFEIEIAGERHAAIASLRAFYDPNRTRVKGEWRKIEDLVARELFIAR